From the genome of Halobellus litoreus, one region includes:
- a CDS encoding potassium channel family protein — MDPQDVEYEPVSVKEVLAEMKDTAELLIDLSYSAVLNGSDEIAREVLELEGRMDILQLQGRMSLLMAARSPEDAEQLAPVLGVMGAAEKISNAAGDIAKIVLEDIGMPDAIRTALPEAVEVLVRASVAEDSPYAGRTLRDVNMETETGVRVIAIRRESVTGKRRWLMNPGPDSQLRPNDSLLLRGPRDGISTVYESASGARYEPPAAVEPPIEDLERAIDSITLMKDMSELAVDLAYGAVLFDSEGVAEEVKELEAEVDALQSRFEAWTLRAAGRVEDPVSLRGLVHLASATEVISDAALEISEGIYRGIDAHPVVAAAVEESDEVIVRLSVASDAQLAGTTLGERMVKTETGMRVIAVRRGEDAEEWVVQPGPETELRGGDVIIAKGTRAGAERLSELVGDAEEFDG, encoded by the coding sequence ATGGATCCACAGGACGTCGAGTACGAACCGGTCAGCGTCAAGGAGGTGCTCGCGGAGATGAAAGACACCGCCGAGCTCCTCATCGACCTCTCGTACTCGGCCGTCCTCAACGGGAGCGACGAGATCGCCCGGGAGGTGCTGGAACTCGAAGGGCGGATGGACATCCTCCAGCTCCAGGGCCGGATGAGTCTCCTGATGGCCGCCCGGAGCCCCGAAGACGCCGAGCAGCTCGCCCCCGTCCTCGGCGTGATGGGAGCCGCCGAGAAGATCTCGAACGCCGCCGGCGACATCGCGAAGATCGTCCTCGAGGACATCGGGATGCCCGACGCGATCCGCACCGCCCTCCCCGAGGCCGTCGAGGTGCTGGTCCGCGCGAGCGTCGCCGAGGACTCACCCTACGCCGGCCGAACGCTCCGCGACGTCAATATGGAGACGGAGACGGGCGTGCGCGTCATCGCGATCCGACGCGAGTCCGTCACCGGGAAGCGGCGGTGGCTGATGAACCCCGGTCCCGACAGTCAGCTCCGGCCCAACGACTCGCTCCTGCTTCGGGGCCCTCGCGACGGGATCTCGACGGTCTACGAGTCGGCGTCGGGGGCTCGCTACGAGCCGCCGGCGGCGGTCGAACCGCCGATCGAGGACCTCGAACGCGCGATCGACTCGATCACGCTGATGAAGGACATGAGCGAACTCGCCGTCGACCTGGCCTACGGCGCGGTGCTGTTCGACAGCGAGGGCGTCGCCGAGGAGGTCAAGGAGTTGGAGGCAGAGGTCGACGCCCTGCAGTCGCGCTTCGAGGCGTGGACCCTCCGCGCGGCGGGCCGCGTCGAGGACCCGGTCAGCCTCCGCGGCCTCGTCCACCTGGCGTCGGCGACGGAGGTCATCTCCGACGCCGCCCTCGAGATCAGCGAGGGCATCTACCGCGGGATCGACGCTCACCCGGTCGTCGCCGCCGCCGTCGAGGAGTCCGACGAGGTGATCGTGCGGCTCTCGGTCGCGTCCGACGCGCAACTCGCGGGCACCACGCTCGGCGAACGGATGGTGAAGACCGAGACGGGGATGCGCGTCATCGCCGTCCGCCGCGGCGAGGACGCCGAGGAGTGGGTCGTCCAGCCAGGGCCGGAGACCGAACTCCGCGGCGGCGACGTCATCATCGCGAAGGGGACGCGAGCGGGTGCCGAACGGCTGAGCGAACTCGTCGGCGACGCCGAAGAGTTCGACGGGTAG
- a CDS encoding DUF7536 family protein — MSEEVPDRPPQSGLVRALSVPRNATIGVAAGVALAVAAYLARVFEIFGPFAGTREYPVLGPEGWFLVLAFVLATSTALLVASVLTVVEAVRLARDL, encoded by the coding sequence GTGAGCGAAGAGGTTCCCGACCGGCCGCCGCAATCGGGGTTGGTCCGCGCGCTGTCCGTCCCGCGAAACGCGACCATCGGCGTCGCCGCCGGCGTCGCGCTGGCGGTCGCCGCCTACCTCGCCCGCGTGTTCGAGATCTTCGGGCCGTTCGCGGGGACGCGCGAGTACCCCGTCCTGGGTCCGGAGGGCTGGTTTCTCGTGCTCGCGTTCGTCCTCGCGACCTCGACGGCGCTGCTCGTCGCCTCGGTGCTGACCGTCGTCGAGGCCGTTCGGCTGGCACGAGACTTGTGA
- the citZ gene encoding citrate synthase — translation MSDDLKRGLEGVLVAESELSYIDGDAGKLVYRGYPIEALAREASYEEVVYLLWHDELPDAAELADFESWMAERRTLADEVHSVVRKLAEADEVPMAALRTIVSTLSAYDADADHQDVTDLDANLRKACRITAKVPTALAAFQRIRQGDDPVEPRADLDHAENFLYMLNDEVPDDVLAETFDMALVLHADHGLNASTFSAMVTASTLSDLHSAVTSAVGTLAGSLHGGANANVMRMLKEVDESDVGPTEWVENALAEGRRVPGFGHRVYNVKDPRAKILGEKSKSLAEAAGDTKWYDYSVAIEEYITEEKGLAPNVDFYSASTYYQMGIPIDIYTPIFAMSRVAGWIAHILEQYEDNRLIRPRARYVGPEDLTFPELDDR, via the coding sequence ATGTCAGACGACCTGAAGCGCGGGCTGGAAGGCGTCCTCGTCGCCGAGTCGGAGCTGAGCTACATCGACGGCGACGCCGGAAAACTGGTCTACCGCGGGTATCCGATCGAGGCGCTGGCCCGCGAGGCCTCTTACGAGGAAGTCGTCTATCTCCTCTGGCACGACGAACTCCCGGACGCGGCGGAACTTGCGGATTTCGAGTCGTGGATGGCCGAGCGCCGGACGCTCGCCGACGAGGTGCACTCCGTGGTCCGGAAGCTCGCGGAGGCCGACGAGGTCCCGATGGCCGCGCTCCGGACTATCGTCTCGACGCTGTCGGCGTACGACGCCGACGCCGACCATCAGGACGTGACCGACCTCGACGCGAACCTCCGGAAGGCGTGCCGGATCACCGCGAAGGTCCCGACCGCCCTCGCCGCGTTTCAGCGCATCCGTCAGGGCGACGATCCCGTCGAACCCCGGGCGGATCTCGACCACGCGGAGAACTTCCTCTACATGCTCAACGACGAGGTACCCGACGACGTCCTCGCTGAGACCTTCGATATGGCGCTCGTCCTCCACGCCGACCACGGCCTGAACGCCTCGACGTTCTCGGCGATGGTGACCGCCTCGACGCTTTCTGACCTCCACAGCGCGGTCACCTCGGCCGTCGGCACGCTCGCCGGATCGCTCCACGGCGGCGCGAACGCCAACGTGATGCGGATGCTGAAGGAGGTCGACGAAAGCGACGTCGGTCCCACCGAGTGGGTCGAGAACGCGCTCGCGGAGGGCCGCCGCGTCCCCGGGTTCGGTCACCGGGTCTACAACGTCAAGGACCCCCGCGCGAAGATCCTCGGCGAGAAGTCGAAGTCGCTGGCGGAGGCCGCCGGCGACACCAAGTGGTACGACTACTCCGTCGCCATCGAGGAGTACATCACCGAGGAGAAAGGCCTCGCGCCCAACGTCGACTTCTACTCGGCGTCGACGTACTACCAGATGGGCATTCCGATCGACATCTATACGCCGATCTTCGCGATGTCCCGGGTCGCCGGCTGGATCGCCCACATCCTCGAACAGTACGAGGACAACCGCCTGATCCGCCCGCGGGCGCGCTACGTCGGCCCCGAGGACCTGACCTTCCCCGAGCTCGACGACCGGTAG
- a CDS encoding aminopeptidase, with the protein MSNDGLATAATTAVEQCMALDAAESCVIVTDDERRPIGEALYEAASAVADETTILQYPPGDQHGEEPPGPVAAAMAEADVFLAPTTKSISHTRARGNACDAGARGATLPGITEDVFLTGLDADYDAIAQHCRDVLAQVSDADEIRVTAPAGTDITFEPGDREWNTDTGIVHDAGDFSNLPAGEVFVSPTNANGTYVVDGTMRPHGLLDEGEELRFEVEDGYVTEISDDEIRGQVEAAAEAVGRDAYNLAELGIGTNVGVTDLVGSVLLDEKAAGTVHVAIGDDAGIGGDTDAPLHLDGIIREPTVWADGEVVDLPNVER; encoded by the coding sequence ATGTCGAACGACGGACTCGCGACCGCCGCGACCACGGCAGTCGAGCAGTGTATGGCGCTCGACGCCGCCGAATCGTGCGTGATCGTCACCGACGACGAGCGGCGACCCATCGGCGAAGCCCTCTACGAGGCCGCCTCGGCGGTCGCAGACGAGACGACGATCCTTCAGTACCCCCCGGGCGACCAGCACGGCGAGGAGCCGCCGGGGCCGGTGGCGGCCGCGATGGCCGAGGCGGACGTGTTCCTCGCGCCGACGACGAAGAGCATCAGTCACACCCGCGCCCGCGGGAACGCCTGCGACGCGGGCGCTCGCGGGGCGACGCTGCCCGGAATCACCGAGGACGTGTTTCTCACGGGGCTCGACGCCGACTACGACGCCATCGCCCAGCACTGCCGGGACGTGCTCGCGCAGGTTTCAGACGCCGACGAGATCCGCGTGACCGCACCTGCGGGGACGGACATCACGTTCGAGCCCGGCGACCGGGAGTGGAACACCGACACAGGCATCGTCCACGACGCCGGGGACTTCTCGAACCTACCCGCGGGCGAGGTGTTCGTCTCGCCGACGAACGCGAACGGGACCTACGTCGTCGACGGGACGATGCGGCCGCACGGCCTGCTCGACGAGGGCGAGGAACTCCGGTTCGAAGTCGAGGACGGCTACGTGACCGAGATATCTGACGACGAGATCCGCGGGCAGGTCGAGGCGGCCGCCGAGGCGGTCGGCCGCGACGCCTACAACCTCGCGGAGTTAGGGATCGGGACCAACGTCGGCGTGACCGACCTCGTCGGGTCGGTTCTCCTAGACGAGAAGGCGGCGGGGACGGTCCACGTCGCCATCGGCGACGACGCGGGGATCGGCGGCGACACCGACGCGCCGCTGCACCTCGACGGGATCATTCGGGAGCCGACCGTGTGGGCGGACGGGGAGGTCGTAGACCTCCCGAATGTCGAGCGGTGA
- a CDS encoding protein-L-isoaspartate(D-aspartate) O-methyltransferase — MNGEHAKARRALVERLRRRGYVESDRVADALRGVPRHEFVPERSRDRAYSDRPLSIGNDQTVSAPHMVALMSELLDPDPADDVLEVGTGCGYHAAVTAELLPAGHVYSVEYDADLAAAARETLARLGYDDRVSVRVGDGREGWPDHAPFDGAYVTCAVPSVPDAIRDQLRAGGRIVAPVGDAHQELVLLEKRADGTFERSDHGGVRFVRIQG, encoded by the coding sequence GTGAACGGGGAACACGCGAAGGCGCGGCGAGCGCTCGTCGAGCGACTGCGCCGTCGCGGCTACGTCGAGAGCGACCGCGTCGCCGACGCGCTCCGCGGGGTGCCGCGCCACGAGTTCGTTCCCGAGAGGAGCCGCGACCGCGCCTACAGCGACCGCCCGCTCTCGATCGGGAACGACCAGACCGTGAGCGCCCCGCACATGGTCGCGCTGATGAGCGAACTGCTCGATCCCGATCCCGCGGACGACGTGCTGGAGGTCGGGACCGGCTGCGGCTACCACGCGGCGGTGACGGCCGAACTCCTCCCCGCGGGACACGTCTACTCCGTCGAGTACGACGCCGACCTCGCCGCGGCGGCCCGCGAGACGCTCGCCCGACTCGGCTACGACGACCGGGTCTCGGTGCGGGTCGGCGACGGCCGGGAAGGGTGGCCCGACCACGCCCCGTTCGACGGCGCGTACGTCACGTGCGCGGTCCCGTCCGTTCCCGACGCGATCCGGGATCAGCTCCGAGCCGGCGGCCGGATCGTCGCGCCCGTCGGCGACGCTCACCAGGAACTGGTCCTCCTCGAAAAGCGCGCGGACGGCACGTTCGAGCGGAGCGACCACGGGGGCGTCCGCTTCGTTCGGATTCAGGGGTGA
- a CDS encoding pyridoxal-phosphate dependent enzyme: MSLPPALELACSACDETYDEWTWQCDCGAPLDFASPSCAHGGRSGEPPASWADTRAGLWSFRDFLPVDPRVTLGEGLTPLVDAPEWDAAFKLEYVFPTGSFKDRGATVTLSVAAELGVDRVVEDSSGNAGAAIATYAARAGIDAEIYVPDAVKPAKRRAIERTGATVVPIAGTREDVTDACVRAVESDDAWYASHAWNPAFFAGTATFAHEVCAQRDWTAPDAVVTPLGHGTLFLGAYRGFRDLYDAGWIESMPRLLGAQAAGAAPIAAERHGEAAAAGANDVADGIQIREPVRKSQILAAIDDTDGDAVALASEAVERELDALHRRGFYVEPTCAVAPAALEVYRERGVVAPDDDVVVALTGSGLKT, translated from the coding sequence ATGTCACTCCCGCCCGCGCTCGAACTCGCCTGCTCGGCCTGCGACGAGACATACGACGAGTGGACGTGGCAGTGTGACTGCGGCGCGCCGCTTGACTTCGCGTCGCCGTCGTGCGCGCACGGCGGGCGGTCGGGAGAGCCGCCGGCATCGTGGGCGGACACCCGCGCCGGGCTGTGGTCCTTTCGGGACTTCCTCCCGGTCGATCCGCGCGTCACGCTCGGCGAGGGCCTGACGCCGCTCGTCGACGCTCCCGAGTGGGACGCGGCGTTCAAACTGGAGTACGTGTTCCCGACGGGCTCGTTCAAGGACCGCGGCGCGACGGTGACGCTCTCGGTCGCCGCCGAACTGGGCGTCGACCGCGTGGTCGAGGACTCCTCGGGCAACGCGGGCGCGGCCATCGCGACCTACGCGGCCCGTGCCGGCATCGACGCCGAGATATACGTTCCCGACGCCGTCAAGCCCGCCAAGCGCCGCGCGATCGAACGGACCGGCGCGACCGTCGTCCCGATCGCGGGGACTCGCGAGGACGTCACCGACGCTTGCGTCCGGGCCGTCGAGTCCGACGACGCGTGGTACGCCTCCCACGCCTGGAACCCGGCCTTCTTCGCGGGCACGGCGACGTTCGCCCACGAGGTCTGCGCCCAGCGGGACTGGACCGCCCCGGACGCCGTCGTGACGCCGCTCGGCCACGGGACGCTCTTTCTCGGCGCCTACCGCGGCTTCCGCGACCTCTACGACGCCGGGTGGATCGAGTCGATGCCGCGGCTCCTCGGCGCGCAGGCCGCCGGTGCCGCCCCGATCGCCGCGGAACGACACGGCGAGGCGGCGGCCGCCGGGGCCAACGACGTCGCCGACGGGATCCAGATCCGCGAACCGGTCCGGAAGTCGCAGATCCTGGCCGCGATCGACGACACCGACGGCGACGCCGTCGCGCTCGCGTCCGAGGCGGTCGAACGCGAACTCGACGCGCTCCACCGGCGGGGGTTCTACGTCGAACCCACCTGCGCCGTCGCGCCCGCGGCGCTTGAGGTCTACCGCGAGCGCGGCGTCGTCGCTCCCGACGACGACGTCGTGGTCGCGCTCACCGGGAGCGGGCTGAAAACGTAG
- a CDS encoding HVO_0476 family zinc finger protein, translating to MSTPQDRIAVECPSCSPAEPTVHEVLKEGGGRHTVRCTECGHVHKVKVDSETEVERDVVVSQDDESFSTTVDAPPAETVAVGDEFIVDSEEAIMLVRITGIEVGPEERTEEARIEDVDTLWTRAVDNVTVKVTVNPKEGTGDREDTRSFDLQLPGDHEFVVGEIESFGDEELRVKAIQVREDAPEYRHGKFDHEGDMVYAKDVKRLYGTDQTTSAWSAW from the coding sequence ATGAGCACGCCACAGGACCGCATCGCGGTCGAGTGTCCATCCTGTTCGCCCGCCGAACCGACGGTCCACGAGGTACTGAAGGAGGGTGGAGGCCGCCACACCGTCCGGTGCACGGAGTGCGGCCACGTCCACAAGGTCAAGGTCGACTCGGAGACGGAGGTCGAACGCGACGTTGTCGTCTCCCAGGACGACGAGTCGTTCTCGACGACCGTCGACGCGCCGCCGGCCGAGACCGTCGCCGTCGGGGACGAGTTCATCGTCGACAGCGAGGAGGCGATTATGCTCGTCCGGATCACGGGCATCGAAGTCGGCCCCGAGGAGCGGACCGAGGAGGCCAGGATCGAGGACGTCGACACGCTCTGGACGCGCGCCGTCGACAACGTGACGGTGAAGGTGACCGTCAATCCGAAGGAGGGAACGGGCGACCGCGAGGACACGCGGAGTTTCGACCTGCAGCTTCCCGGCGACCACGAGTTCGTCGTCGGCGAGATCGAGTCCTTCGGCGACGAGGAACTCCGCGTCAAGGCGATTCAGGTGCGCGAGGACGCCCCGGAGTACCGCCACGGGAAGTTCGACCACGAGGGCGATATGGTGTACGCGAAGGACGTCAAGCGACTCTACGGGACCGACCAGACGACCTCGGCCTGGTCCGCCTGGTAG
- a CDS encoding PQQ-binding-like beta-propeller repeat protein, with protein sequence MATDRTWSRRRLLSGCAGIGSVATAGCLRLTDSSGQTETNEQGGSGTNQQGGSGTTESVGSTPTDDGEQSTASGPASEIELVPAWSGSSSAVTTADGDFFFRPRFTRLRRVRPDGTTVFEAEIADGYLLSISPTFRNGLYADGTGVYVGARARDEVDTGGRVYALDPESGEERWMHEESGDGLHDEISAVTVTDGTVVFASQGSGSGDEQEPLVVGLDAESGEERWRIQFSEGFIHAIVARGDRLFVQQTFGLSIYRLSTRELLEERRLTAGFSQFAAADGTLFVPGETVRALTLPDGDENWSAQTGRSVNTGVGVGETGVFVGTESGYVLGYDRETGDELWENRVAGVVEHPPIVEDGLVWIASERGDLSAFTAEAGELVYEEEIASGFEFTVQDGILNDDERDTAYEIRRG encoded by the coding sequence ATGGCGACAGATCGAACGTGGTCCCGCCGCCGCCTGCTGTCGGGCTGCGCGGGCATCGGAAGCGTCGCGACGGCGGGGTGTCTCCGACTCACCGATAGCTCGGGGCAGACGGAGACGAACGAACAGGGTGGCTCGGGGACGAACCAACAGGGAGGATCGGGAACGACCGAATCGGTAGGGTCGACACCGACGGACGACGGCGAACAGTCCACGGCGTCGGGTCCGGCCTCCGAGATCGAACTCGTCCCGGCCTGGTCGGGATCGAGCAGTGCGGTGACGACCGCTGACGGCGACTTCTTCTTCCGGCCGCGGTTCACCCGCCTCAGGCGAGTCCGCCCCGACGGGACGACCGTCTTCGAGGCCGAGATTGCCGACGGGTACCTCCTCTCGATCAGTCCGACCTTCCGGAACGGCCTGTACGCCGACGGCACCGGCGTGTACGTCGGTGCGAGGGCCCGAGACGAGGTCGATACCGGCGGGAGAGTGTACGCACTCGACCCCGAGAGCGGCGAGGAACGGTGGATGCACGAGGAGTCGGGGGACGGACTGCACGACGAGATCAGCGCGGTGACGGTGACCGACGGGACCGTCGTCTTCGCGAGTCAGGGCAGCGGCAGCGGCGACGAACAGGAACCGCTGGTCGTCGGCCTCGACGCCGAGAGCGGCGAGGAGCGGTGGCGGATCCAGTTCTCGGAGGGGTTCATCCACGCGATCGTCGCCCGCGGTGACCGACTGTTCGTCCAGCAGACGTTCGGGCTGTCGATATACCGGCTCTCGACGCGGGAACTGCTCGAAGAACGACGATTGACGGCGGGTTTCAGCCAGTTCGCCGCCGCCGACGGGACGCTCTTCGTTCCCGGCGAGACGGTCCGCGCGTTGACGCTGCCCGACGGCGACGAGAATTGGTCCGCCCAGACGGGTCGGTCGGTGAACACGGGCGTCGGCGTCGGCGAGACCGGCGTGTTCGTCGGCACCGAGAGCGGGTACGTCCTCGGTTACGACCGGGAGACGGGCGACGAACTGTGGGAGAACCGCGTCGCCGGCGTCGTCGAGCACCCGCCGATCGTCGAGGACGGCCTCGTCTGGATTGCGAGCGAGCGCGGCGACCTCTCGGCCTTCACGGCGGAGGCCGGCGAACTGGTCTACGAGGAGGAGATCGCCTCGGGGTTCGAGTTCACGGTGCAGGACGGGATCCTGAACGACGACGAGCGCGACACCGCCTACGAGATCCGCCGAGGCTGA
- a CDS encoding succinylglutamate desuccinylase/aspartoacylase family protein: protein MTTLGTASAAPGETDTGRLEVGESRDGSAVGLPCAVVNGTTDGQTLYLQAASDGDELNGVGVISRVVPQLDPTELSGTILVVGIVNYHAFQVAEHRNPIDDTKMNRAYPGDEKGTSSERIAAATFDAATRADLVLDLHQGSTSRMIDEVRVRCGRRHRLHDECLELAKTFGCGYVLDQKGPEGQLARAAPDEGIPTVDPELGGCVGWDEESIRKGVEGVFNVLREYGFLGGDTNTSRQTRAKGFDQYGSPSGGLVRFEVDLGDRVSAGDLLFEVTDAFGELKARVTANSDGVFWRTRRLPQVATGEYVCSVGTNVDTY, encoded by the coding sequence ATGACGACACTCGGCACGGCGAGTGCGGCCCCCGGCGAGACCGACACGGGCCGTCTGGAAGTGGGCGAATCCCGCGACGGGTCGGCGGTTGGGCTTCCCTGTGCGGTCGTGAACGGCACTACCGACGGGCAGACGCTCTATCTGCAAGCGGCCTCGGACGGCGACGAACTGAACGGCGTCGGCGTCATCAGTCGCGTCGTTCCGCAACTCGATCCCACGGAGCTTTCGGGGACGATCCTCGTCGTGGGCATCGTCAACTACCACGCGTTCCAGGTGGCCGAGCACCGGAACCCGATCGACGACACGAAGATGAACCGCGCGTACCCCGGCGACGAGAAGGGGACCTCCTCCGAGCGCATCGCCGCGGCCACGTTCGACGCCGCGACGCGCGCGGATCTGGTCCTGGACCTCCACCAGGGTTCAACCTCGCGGATGATCGACGAGGTCCGCGTCCGCTGCGGCCGCCGACACCGCCTCCACGACGAGTGCCTCGAGCTCGCGAAGACGTTCGGCTGCGGGTACGTCCTCGACCAGAAGGGCCCCGAGGGGCAACTGGCCCGTGCGGCCCCCGACGAGGGCATCCCGACGGTGGATCCCGAACTCGGCGGCTGCGTCGGCTGGGACGAGGAGAGCATCCGGAAGGGCGTCGAGGGCGTGTTCAACGTTCTCCGGGAGTACGGCTTCCTCGGCGGCGACACGAACACGTCGCGACAGACCCGCGCGAAGGGGTTCGATCAGTACGGCTCGCCGAGCGGGGGGCTCGTCCGGTTCGAGGTCGACCTCGGCGACCGAGTGTCCGCCGGCGACCTGCTCTTCGAGGTGACCGACGCCTTCGGCGAACTGAAGGCCCGCGTGACCGCCAACAGCGACGGGGTGTTCTGGCGGACGCGCCGGCTCCCCCAGGTCGCGACCGGCGAGTACGTCTGCTCGGTCGGGACCAACGTCGACACGTACTGA
- a CDS encoding protein-L-isoaspartate O-methyltransferase family protein, with the protein MEPGDLRAEMVDGLEERLSVDEAVALAMRTVPRRPFVDDAPYDGRGEAQGTTILAPEMVARLLTALDVDARNAGRSGGSVADAPESATDSSTGDVLIVGAGVGYTAAILAEMVGETRVHAVDIDRRLVYAARSNLESAGYGGVLVDARDGARGLSEYAPFDRILVEAAAIDPPQRLVEQLAPGGKLVLPLGGPEQSLAVVDDAGEVVERCGPVAFKPLLVDGEQSSAPARNRTEREEAQRASEPGYFAKTGWEQEWIDWDEQTGRR; encoded by the coding sequence ATGGAACCCGGGGACCTCCGAGCCGAGATGGTCGACGGCCTCGAGGAGCGGCTGTCGGTCGACGAGGCCGTCGCGCTCGCGATGCGGACGGTCCCCCGCCGGCCGTTCGTCGACGACGCGCCCTACGACGGCCGGGGCGAAGCGCAGGGCACTACGATTCTGGCTCCCGAGATGGTCGCCCGCCTGCTGACGGCGCTCGACGTCGACGCGCGGAACGCCGGTCGCTCCGGCGGATCGGTCGCGGACGCCCCCGAATCGGCGACCGATAGCTCGACCGGCGACGTCCTGATCGTCGGCGCGGGCGTCGGCTACACGGCGGCCATCCTCGCCGAGATGGTGGGCGAGACGCGCGTGCACGCGGTCGACATCGACCGCAGACTCGTCTACGCCGCGCGATCGAACCTCGAATCCGCCGGCTACGGCGGCGTCCTCGTGGACGCTCGCGACGGTGCGCGCGGGCTCTCTGAGTACGCGCCGTTCGACCGAATCCTGGTCGAGGCGGCCGCGATCGACCCCCCGCAGCGACTGGTCGAGCAACTCGCACCCGGGGGAAAACTCGTCCTCCCGCTGGGCGGCCCCGAGCAGTCGCTCGCCGTCGTCGACGACGCCGGCGAGGTCGTCGAGCGGTGCGGGCCGGTGGCGTTCAAACCCCTGCTGGTCGACGGTGAACAGAGCAGCGCGCCCGCCCGCAATCGGACCGAGCGGGAGGAGGCCCAGCGGGCGAGCGAGCCGGGATATTTCGCGAAGACCGGCTGGGAACAGGAGTGGATCGATTGGGACGAGCAGACGGGTCGCCGGTAA
- a CDS encoding PQQ-binding-like beta-propeller repeat protein, with protein MDRRQVLATFGVGIGGLSGCLRLTGADDGSTSTGEADASTDGQSTGGDGGASEGEPAGDVTLTENWSADPGIDFAWVENGRIYFNDYNGAASASHGGGINWEAEVTYEGFEDNFGADAFAIGDDHVTFGYRPDTEVDETLGSHFHTFDTGTGEEVWSFAAPDDGKHNFSTGATRVSDTVVVTAGSFGAPREQEPLVIGLDAESGEERWRTDKSTLPTTFVNFVGSYAGEVYVGMQSDGVQVLDPETGSLTEVHESWSVARGWGRTWGQIHGDTLFAADRGTSENETVLHAYPLGSNGREWSGSFEGNVTVGPVVDNSLVIVGTEAGTVYVFDRSTGETLWEVGIEGSVGAVDASAAHVWVGDMETGITAYDRADGTRVHRSTKPLGGDDIAVSDDVLLLGGSDVHAYWIE; from the coding sequence ATGGACCGCCGTCAGGTGTTGGCGACGTTCGGGGTGGGGATCGGTGGATTGAGCGGCTGTCTGCGACTCACGGGCGCGGACGACGGCTCGACGTCGACCGGCGAAGCAGACGCGTCCACGGACGGACAGTCGACAGGCGGGGACGGGGGAGCCTCCGAAGGAGAGCCGGCGGGCGACGTGACGCTGACGGAGAACTGGAGTGCGGACCCGGGCATCGACTTCGCCTGGGTAGAGAACGGGCGGATCTACTTCAACGATTACAACGGGGCGGCGTCTGCGAGCCACGGCGGCGGCATCAACTGGGAGGCCGAGGTGACCTACGAGGGATTCGAGGACAACTTCGGTGCCGACGCGTTCGCGATCGGCGACGACCACGTCACCTTCGGCTACAGACCCGACACGGAGGTCGACGAGACGCTCGGCAGTCACTTTCACACCTTCGATACGGGAACGGGTGAGGAAGTGTGGAGCTTCGCCGCGCCCGACGACGGCAAACACAACTTCTCGACCGGTGCGACGAGGGTTTCCGACACCGTCGTCGTCACCGCGGGCAGTTTCGGTGCGCCGCGCGAACAGGAGCCGCTCGTCATCGGCCTCGACGCCGAGAGCGGCGAGGAGCGGTGGCGGACCGACAAGTCGACGCTGCCGACCACGTTCGTCAATTTCGTCGGTTCCTACGCGGGCGAGGTGTACGTGGGAATGCAGTCCGACGGGGTACAGGTGCTCGATCCCGAGACCGGATCGCTGACCGAGGTCCACGAGTCGTGGTCCGTCGCGAGAGGCTGGGGAAGAACCTGGGGACAGATACACGGTGACACGCTCTTTGCGGCCGACCGCGGGACCTCGGAGAACGAGACTGTCCTCCACGCGTACCCGCTGGGTTCCAACGGTCGCGAGTGGTCGGGGAGCTTCGAGGGCAACGTCACGGTCGGCCCCGTCGTCGACAACTCGCTCGTCATCGTCGGTACGGAGGCCGGAACCGTGTACGTGTTCGACCGCTCGACCGGAGAGACCCTGTGGGAGGTGGGAATCGAGGGGAGCGTCGGTGCAGTCGATGCGTCGGCTGCTCACGTGTGGGTCGGCGATATGGAGACGGGGATCACCGCGTACGACCGAGCCGACGGGACGCGCGTACACCGCTCGACGAAGCCCCTAGGCGGGGACGACATCGCCGTCTCCGACGACGTGTTACTCCTCGGCGGAAGCGACGTCCACGCCTACTGGATCGAGTGA